One Pleurocapsa sp. PCC 7327 DNA segment encodes these proteins:
- a CDS encoding anhydro-N-acetylmuramic acid kinase has translation MYCIGLISGTSVDGIDAALVEITGTGIELQVKLIAEETFPYPIELREQILAVCGGQSLSMAEFAELDDAIATQFALAAQKIQTGNPPAQLIGSHGQTVFHRPPFLEERENQSKIGYSLQLGRGEVIANLTGIPTVYNFRAADIAAGGQGAPMVSKVDACLLSHPTLYRCVQNIGGIGNVTYLPARQQNDWEESVCGWDTGPGNALLDLAVSKLTGGRQTFDKDGNWAAQGMPAQELIERWLAHDFFQQSPPKSTGRELFSEAYLDTCWQEAQIHQLSEADWLATLTEFTVASIVHSYRTFLPRMPDEVLLCGGGSRNRYLKRRLEEKLAGKAKVLTTDEVGISADAKEAIAFAVLAYWRFCCSFPGNLVQVTGAKQPTLLGEIHLPITT, from the coding sequence GTGTACTGCATTGGTTTAATAAGCGGCACCTCTGTCGATGGAATTGATGCTGCTCTAGTAGAAATTACTGGCACGGGGATCGAGCTACAAGTCAAGCTAATAGCTGAAGAAACCTTTCCCTATCCCATCGAGCTTAGAGAGCAAATTCTAGCGGTTTGTGGCGGACAATCTCTATCGATGGCAGAATTTGCCGAATTAGACGACGCGATCGCCACTCAATTTGCCCTAGCGGCACAGAAAATTCAAACGGGAAATCCCCCCGCACAATTAATTGGTTCTCACGGTCAAACGGTTTTTCATCGACCACCTTTTCTGGAAGAGAGAGAGAATCAATCCAAAATCGGTTATAGCCTACAACTGGGACGGGGAGAGGTCATTGCCAATCTGACGGGGATTCCCACCGTCTATAACTTTCGGGCGGCGGATATTGCAGCGGGGGGACAGGGCGCACCGATGGTTTCCAAAGTCGATGCTTGTTTGCTGAGCCATCCGACTTTGTATCGCTGCGTGCAAAATATTGGTGGCATCGGCAACGTCACCTATCTGCCAGCCCGCCAGCAAAACGACTGGGAGGAGTCGGTTTGCGGTTGGGATACGGGACCGGGAAACGCCTTACTGGATTTAGCAGTATCTAAACTGACTGGCGGACGGCAAACGTTCGACAAAGACGGCAATTGGGCAGCGCAAGGAATGCCAGCTCAGGAACTGATAGAGCGATGGTTAGCCCATGATTTCTTTCAACAATCGCCACCTAAGTCTACCGGACGAGAATTATTTAGCGAAGCGTATCTAGACACTTGTTGGCAGGAGGCTCAAATCCATCAACTCAGCGAGGCAGACTGGCTGGCAACTCTGACAGAATTCACCGTGGCTTCAATCGTCCACAGCTATCGCACATTTTTACCGCGAATGCCCGATGAAGTACTTTTATGTGGTGGCGGCAGTCGCAATCGTTATTTAAAACGACGTTTAGAAGAGAAATTAGCAGGCAAAGCGAAGGTTTTGACAACCGATGAAGTCGGAATCAGCGCAGATGCTAAAGAAGCGATCGCGTTTGCCGTTTTAGCTTACTGGCGCTTTTGTTG
- a CDS encoding photosystem I reaction center protein subunit XI, whose translation MADYKQVVQPYNGDPFTGHLATPISASDFTKAFIGNLPAYRPGLSPLLRGLEIGMAHGYFIIGPWVLLGPLRDSEFASLGGLISGLAIILIATACLASYGLVSFQGGRAIGTGDASLKSSEGWSQFTAGFFVGGMGGAFTAYFLLENLGVIDAIMRGLVNN comes from the coding sequence ATGGCTGATTACAAACAAGTAGTTCAACCTTATAACGGCGATCCCTTTACTGGTCATCTAGCAACCCCCATTTCTGCTTCCGATTTTACTAAAGCTTTTATCGGCAATCTTCCCGCCTATCGTCCGGGGCTATCTCCCCTCCTAAGAGGTCTAGAGATTGGCATGGCTCACGGCTATTTTATTATCGGTCCTTGGGTTTTACTCGGACCGTTACGGGATTCGGAGTTTGCTAGTCTGGGCGGTTTAATTTCAGGTTTAGCAATAATTCTCATTGCAACGGCTTGTTTAGCTAGCTACGGTCTTGTCTCTTTCCAAGGCGGACGAGCGATCGGAACCGGCGATGCATCGCTGAAATCCTCGGAAGGCTGGAGCCAGTTTACGGCTGGTTTCTTTGTCGGCGGCATGGGCGGCGCTTTTACTGCCTATTTCCTCCTAGAAAATTTAGGTGTTATTGATGCCATCATGCGCGGGCTTGTCAATAATTAA
- a CDS encoding photosystem I reaction center subunit VIII: MTGTYAASYLPWILIPIVCWLLPAVVMGLLFIYIESEA, translated from the coding sequence ATGACAGGTACATATGCAGCTTCGTATTTACCTTGGATTCTGATTCCAATTGTTTGTTGGCTCTTGCCAGCCGTTGTCATGGGTCTGTTATTTATTTACATCGAAAGCGAAGCCTAA